CCTTGATGATCATAAATGGTACATGTGTCTCAATAtctataaaattatattttttgcatCGATCAAGTCACCTGAAATATTAACTCATAGGTGGGGTGGGTCAAGGCTGGGGGAGATTTTTAGACAGTGAGATTGAAGGATTTTCTGAGCTAGAAGACCCATATTGTCTTGAAGAGTAAAACCATGTAGGATTTGCagtcaaaatatttttgttgCGTCATCCCTGATGCCTTGATGCAGGCTATCGTGCTaaaatttattgtctatttgTCGTTTTTCTCTCTCTCATATTTAGGCTTTAATTGTGGCATTATTCTCTCTTCTTTTAGCTATATAAGCCTTGGCCTTTCCTGCCTGCAAGAGCTCTTTGAGCTGCTTCTGTGGCATTATATGATGATGACGTCGTGCCAACAAGTGTCTTTACACATTGGTAAATAGCAACTCACTCTGGTATTTCAATATGTAATTTCTTTAAACACTTTGAGTAATCAATGTTGAATCTACATTGAAAGTTATTCATCTGTCCCAATTTATTTAACACTCCATACCAAAATAattgacatatttttgtatttagaAACTCCTCCTATTTACATCCAACTACATTATACCTTTGCATCAAAAGTcttcttttatattttaaatttgtagtAAACACCTCCAActgcatttattatttctttttcttttctttctttttgagatggtagtagttgttgatATTTCCATATGTATAAAAGCCATAAATATTTGCACGCGCAGAAGATAAATCTTCAAATCCTTCTTAGTCTACTTTAAGACGTTGAACGATGAAGGTTGCTTTTATTTTTTCCTCTTGTTGTAGCAATTACGAAGGCCTAATTTTCACCTAACAAATCATATGCATTAATTAACGCCTTAAAATCTTGTTATAAACAGGGCATCCCAGATTTATCAGAGTTTGGTGAACCTATTGATGTATATGATATGGGGTTTGGATTAGGACCCGAACAACCTCCAAGCAGTGCAGTCATTAAGAGAAGTTTACAACGCAAAATCATTTACCAGATGAGCCCACTCGAGGTATATATGTACAACTTTTCACATTAATACCTCATACTTTCACCTATCCAGTGATTGTCCCGATTTTTAGGATTCAACAATTTCCGGACTAGTTTGGGATTCAGATGTAATTGTTGTTATTGTAGGATTCAACATTAGCAGCTATGTTATTGCGTCCTGGACCGATACAAGCATTAAAAAGTGCTCAGTTTAAAGAAGGGGAAGGCGCCGAGAAAGTGCCTCGAATATACATTAGAACAGCGTATGATCGAGTTGTGAAGCCAGAGCAGCAAGATGCTATGATCAAAAAATGGCCTCCACAGAATGTGTACACTTTGGAAAGTGATCACAGTCCTTTCTTCTCTGCTCCATTCCTgctatttggcttgattattaaGGCTGCTGCTTCACTTGGGTGCAGTGATTGAGATAGTCTCATATCCAACATGTACATAGTATACTGTGGGATTTATTGTCTAGTCCCTAAGTATAGAATTGAACAAGTGAAAGACAATAAATATTGCAGCATATGGTGACTCTGAAGTGTCAATGTGGTTATTACTTGGATATATACAATGATAAACATGTGTTGTTAAGCCAAATTCCAGGAAAGTGCGCAAGTTAAATGTACTAGGATTACTATTTACTGTATTTTCACCTAGTCACAAACATTAGTTACCAAACTGTATCAAATAATAGTGTAAAGGTGATTTCAGCTACTAAATTTGTCTTAGACTATATTTCTAATGATATAACTTATATATATGGTCAGTGTAAAAAATTGACAATATCATGTCATTTTAAAGACAAAATTTCTATAGCAAGCATGGATTCTGTTAGCTACACGTAGTAAATGACCTATTTTATCCGGTAACGGTAAAACTACAATAATGCTGTAGGAAAATGCTTATTATATTACTTCACCGTTTATACATTAGCAAGGCCCATtagctcagttggttagagcgTCATGCTAATAATGCGAATGTCGCATGTTTGAAACCTGCACGGGCCATCATTTAGTTTCCCCTCCTCCCCAACGAAACATTCAAAAAACTTAGGCCTAAAAGgattttttcaatgggtataggtGGAATTAGTTAAAAACACATAAATGAGGCAATATACAAATTTCGAGGAAAAATGAAGGTGACTTGGATTAGTTTGGAGTCAAAATTCGTTATCAATGATATACAACATCAAAAAAaccctattttttttttcaatgggCATGGCTGGAActcattaaaaatatatagatgaggtaatatacaaaatttgaggaagattggaggtgattgaACTGGTTTGGAGTCAAAATTCGTAGTTGAAATCGATTTTATAATTTTATGTATGGCACATGTATCtaacatgtatctcacacacatgtATACATGAATATATATGGGATACACCAGGAATATACATTTGATACATTCCAACTCCTTGAGATGTATCCCATCATTTCCAACAACACTTACATtaaataaattctaattttaaAAATCCGAACTCTTTTTCTCAAGTGTAAGCAAGCTTCAATGATTTTCAATGCTCATCTTCATTACATTTCTTATTATTTTGCTTAGCTATTGTATGAGAAAAGATAGAACAAGGCATTGCAAATACAAATGAGGAATACCATTCTTTAGTTTCTGTCACGAAGCATATaacaaatcatttttttttcttttcttttaactatGGTACCCATGATTTTAGTTCTAGATTAGTTGCAAGTTTTTGGATTTGAAAATTTCCATTTGTATTTTAAGATTTTACTAGTCAGTGGTGTAAAATGTCATGTCGAAGCAATTATTAGACGCTTAAGCAACGAAATGATCAATTTTTATTTATCTAGTATTGCTTATGGTTTGCATTTGCTTTTTCTTCCTAGATAGACTAAAGAGGAAGAAATATACGAAAAGTTAATGGGCTAATATTGCTAATATTTGACTAATATTGATAGTATTTTGTGAATTGATTAATTTTGGTAGCATTCTTTATCTGAAAGGCTAAATTGGgtaatttctacttcttttttggTAAAATTGTACTCTGGTGTAATACATTAGGCCATTCAACGCTGAGTTAGGATCTATCACAGGAAATTCAAAAGGCCCAAACACGAATGATTGTTGGGATATACCTATAAAAACTTATTCTTGCTCTCACTACGAGAAATTGAGGATACGACGATATTTATTTAGTAACTATTGATATAAATATcggaaaaaaagaattttttgacATTT
The sequence above is drawn from the Nicotiana tabacum cultivar K326 chromosome 13, ASM71507v2, whole genome shotgun sequence genome and encodes:
- the LOC107819424 gene encoding methylesterase 17, yielding MGEEYFVETEKMKLVEKEELSQTHFVLVHGISGGGWCWYKIKSLMEISGYKVTCLDLKGAGIHPADPTTLLSFDDYNEPLIDFLSSLPENEQVILVGHSAGGLSVTDATHKFPKKVRLAVYVAATMLRTGFVTEQDVKDGIPDLSEFGEPIDVYDMGFGLGPEQPPSSAVIKRSLQRKIIYQMSPLEDSTLAAMLLRPGPIQALKSAQFKEGEGAEKVPRIYIRTAYDRVVKPEQQDAMIKKWPPQNVYTLESDHSPFFSAPFLLFGLIIKAAASLGCSD